From Prochlorococcus sp. MIT 1223, the proteins below share one genomic window:
- a CDS encoding ATP phosphoribosyltransferase regulatory subunit, translating into MSTRLQPAKGTRDLNPQEVEISHLLTSKLSNVFKLWGYEEVSPPIIERLETLKAGDAIQSKDIIKLVADEQLGLIPEMTASISRVASTRFINRSRPLRLWAKGNVYKTKDLKEGGVQIEEEQQAGVELFGLKSINAEIELLSLLLESLKTLDLKNKFQPTLLIGHTDLMELILDDFEDDLREYIKSLLINIDIVSIQKLKISEKQRIKLMEILKCRGNPSYVLNIIKKTYGNVPIIKKFNSLFSIIEPISKNYNVKIQFDPTFHPHFELYNGFMFNLVCKSITNQVVIARGGRYDKIVKRFSDNSDQAAGVGFSISIDKIRELLNERDIKNQIKEKILIAYDSTNRIEKALNVQKSLHNKGKIAIIEFAECSNKQAAIELLQKRDCSELNWIE; encoded by the coding sequence ATGTCTACAAGATTGCAACCAGCTAAAGGAACTAGAGATTTAAACCCTCAAGAAGTGGAAATAAGCCATTTACTAACAAGTAAGTTGTCTAATGTCTTTAAATTATGGGGTTATGAAGAAGTCTCACCACCAATTATTGAAAGATTGGAAACATTAAAAGCGGGAGATGCAATTCAAAGTAAAGACATAATCAAACTTGTAGCAGATGAACAATTAGGATTAATTCCTGAAATGACTGCATCAATATCAAGAGTAGCTTCTACTAGATTTATAAATAGAAGTAGACCATTAAGACTATGGGCAAAAGGTAATGTTTATAAAACCAAGGACCTTAAAGAAGGAGGAGTCCAAATAGAGGAGGAGCAGCAAGCAGGAGTAGAGTTATTTGGACTTAAGTCAATAAATGCAGAGATAGAGTTACTCTCTCTATTACTAGAGTCATTAAAAACACTTGATCTTAAAAATAAGTTTCAACCGACTTTATTAATTGGTCATACAGATTTAATGGAACTAATTCTTGATGATTTCGAAGATGACCTAAGAGAATATATAAAAAGTCTTTTAATAAATATTGATATAGTATCAATTCAGAAACTGAAAATATCAGAGAAACAAAGAATAAAGCTGATGGAAATTCTTAAATGTAGAGGTAATCCATCCTACGTATTAAATATAATTAAAAAAACATATGGGAACGTTCCAATAATTAAGAAATTCAATAGTCTTTTTTCAATTATTGAGCCAATATCAAAGAACTATAATGTAAAAATACAATTTGACCCAACCTTTCACCCACACTTTGAACTTTATAATGGCTTCATGTTTAATCTTGTATGCAAAAGTATAACCAATCAAGTTGTAATTGCTAGGGGTGGTAGGTATGACAAAATTGTAAAACGTTTTTCTGACAATAGCGATCAAGCAGCTGGTGTTGGCTTCAGTATTTCTATAGATAAAATAAGAGAACTACTTAATGAGAGAGATATTAAAAACCAAATAAAGGAAAAGATTCTTATAGCCTACGATTCAACTAATAGAATTGAAAAAGCGCTCAATGTTCAAAAATCACTTCATAACAAAGGGAAAATAGCAATAATAGAATTTGCAGAATGTTCAAATAAACAAGCAGCAATAGAACTACTACAAAAGAGAGATTGCTCTGAACTTAACTGGATAGAATGA
- a CDS encoding inositol monophosphatase family protein encodes MVNDSICKSALKASGLNTSQISNLLEVAKSASKKGGDILHKNYGQLTKIENKGRVGDLVTSADLEAEKVVINYLKSETPDIAILAEESGSIGSETNLMWFIDPLDGTTNYAHGYPFFATSVGLCWNNRPLLGAITIPFLKETYFAAPGVGSFCNSEQIQVSKTKKLIDSLLVTGFAYDRHTVDENNYAEFCWLTHNTRGVRRGGAAAVDLAFIASGRLDGYWERGLAKWDLAAGVPLVELAGGVVCNYPDGNFDLNSGRILACNTSLEKELKKELKNVKRINPETLTALASNNNLK; translated from the coding sequence ATGGTTAATGACTCTATTTGCAAATCAGCTCTTAAAGCTTCCGGATTAAATACATCTCAGATCTCTAATCTATTAGAAGTTGCTAAATCAGCATCTAAAAAGGGGGGTGACATCCTTCATAAAAATTATGGACAACTAACAAAAATAGAAAACAAAGGAAGAGTTGGCGATCTCGTTACATCAGCAGATTTAGAGGCAGAAAAGGTTGTAATTAATTATTTAAAGAGTGAAACACCAGACATAGCAATATTAGCTGAGGAAAGTGGCAGCATAGGATCTGAAACAAATTTAATGTGGTTTATTGATCCACTTGATGGAACCACTAACTATGCCCACGGATATCCATTCTTCGCTACATCCGTTGGATTATGTTGGAATAACAGACCATTATTAGGAGCAATAACTATTCCTTTTCTAAAAGAAACATACTTTGCCGCACCTGGGGTTGGATCATTTTGCAATAGCGAACAAATTCAAGTATCAAAAACCAAGAAACTTATAGATAGCTTATTAGTAACTGGGTTTGCCTATGATAGACACACTGTAGATGAAAATAATTATGCTGAATTTTGTTGGTTAACCCACAACACAAGAGGGGTGAGAAGAGGAGGTGCTGCAGCTGTTGACCTAGCTTTTATTGCTTCAGGAAGACTAGACGGCTACTGGGAAAGAGGACTTGCAAAATGGGATTTGGCAGCTGGAGTACCTTTAGTAGAATTAGCAGGCGGAGTCGTTTGTAATTATCCAGATGGAAACTTCGATTTAAATTCTGGAAGGATACTGGCTTGTAATACGTCTCTAGAAAAAGAACTTAAAAAAGAACTTAAAAATGTCAAAAGAATTAATCCAGAGACACTTACTGCTTTAGCAAGCAATAACAATTTAAAATAA